The DNA segment CAATGGCTGATGCCCTTGTTTGAAGAGCGCCCGCAAGGGCCGCCTTCTGATCAGGAGCTGGATCAGATGGCCCTGAGATTGCCGGGTATGTTGGCGACAGCCTTCAGCCTAGCGCTGATCCTCAGTCTGTTTCTGGGGCGCTGGTGGCAAGCCATCCTGTATAATCCGGGTGGATTTCGGGCGGAGTTCCACGAATTCCGCCATGGGCAGGTCGCGATCCTGCTGGGTGGGGCACTGTTTATCCTCTCGGCTGTGACTAACCTGGCCGTGCTGGATAACCTGGCCCTGGTGGCCATCATGGTGATGATGCTCCAGGGGCTGGCCGTCTGCCATGCCATGGTGCATCGACGCGGCCTGAGCGGCTTCTGGCTGTTGCCGGTCTATGGCCTGCTCTTGCTGTTCTCGGTAGCGGCCATGAGTGTGCTGGCGGCATTAGCCATACTGGACAATGTGATTGATTTCAGAGCCCGTTATGCGCCGGCTAAGCAGCCGCCGAACGGTTCGGATGATTAACCAAAAAACCACGTAGGTAGACGCTATGGAAGTCATTCTTCTCGATAAGGTCGAAAACCTCGGCGCCCTGGGTGACAAAGTCACCGTCAAGCCCGGTTACGGCCGTAACTATCTCGTTCCTTACGGCATTGCCAAGCCGGCGACCAAGGAAAACGTTGCTGAGTTCGAGGCCCGTCGTGCCGAGCTTGAAAAACAAGCCGCCGAGGCCCTGGAAGCGGCCAAGGCCCGCGCCGAGAAGCTGGAAGGTATTAACCTGGAGATCACGGCCAAGTCCGGCTCCGAGGGTAAGCTCTTCGGCTCCGTGGGGCCCATCGACATCGAAGCCAAGCTCAACGAGCAGGGCCACGAAGTCGAGCGCAAGGAAATTCGCATGCAGGATGGTCCCATCCGCGAGGCCGGCGAGTATCAGGTGGATTTGCATCTGCATAGCGATGTGGACGTGAGCATTACGGTCACGGTCATCGGCCAAGAGTAAGTTATCGGTGCACCGCCGGGTATCCACCCGGCGGTGCATAATCAGTGATTGATCCCGGCCACGGCCCGGCCTGGGGTGAATGCATGTGCTAGTCCGTCGGGGAGGCAGTATGGTCGGCTCGGCAGAATCCTTTTCCAAGGGTGACCCGGCGGCGGACGCCATCAAGGTCCCGCCTCATTCCGTTGAGGCCGAGCAAGCGGTGCTTGGTGCCCTGATGCTGGACAACAGCAGCTGGGACCATGTGGCCGATCTCATCTCCGACAGCGACTTCTATCGTCGCGATCACCAGATCATCTTCCGTGCCCTGGCCGCATTGGCTGAAAAGGGCGATCCCAGTGATGCGGTCACCGTCTCCGAGTTTTTGGACAATCGGGGTGAGCTGGATGACGCCGGTGGTCTGGCCTATCTGGGTGCCCTGGCCAAGGATACCCCCAGTGCCGCCAATGTTCGCGCCTATGCCGATATCGTTCGCGAACGCTCGGTACTGCGCCAGCTCATTCGCATCGGCAATGAGCTCAGCGAAAGCGCTTTCGTGCCGGATGGCCGGGGCAGCAAGGAGCTGATCGAGGACGCCGAGAAGCTGGTCTTTGAGATTGCCGAACAGGGCAGTCGCAAATCCCAGACTTATATCCCCATCAAAAGCCTGTTGCGAGATGCGGTTGAGCGGATCGACGAGTTGATCAATTCCGATGAGTCCCTCACGGGGACCGCCTCTGGAATCGACAAGTTCGACGAGATGACCTCCGGCATGCAGCGCAGTGACCTGATCATCCTTGCGGCACGGCCCTCCATGGGCAAGACCTCCCTGGCCATGAACTTTGCCGAGCATGCGGCCATTCATTCCAAGCAGCCGGTGGCGATTTTCAGCATGGAGATGTCCGGTGAACAGCTGGCCATGCGGATGATTTCTTCCCTGGGCCGGGTGGATCAATCCAAGGTTCGCAACGGTGATATCTCCGAGGAAGACTGGCCCCGGATCACTTCGGCCATTCATCTGATGTCCGAGGCGCCCATTTTCATCGATGACACCCCGGCTCTGACGCCCACGGAACTGCGGGCCCGCTGTCGGCGTATCAAGCGGGAGCACGGCCTGGGCCTGGTGGTGGTGGATTACCTGCAGCTGATGCGGGTGGCGGGCATGTCCGAGAACCGTACCAATGAGATTTCCGAGATCTCCCGGGGCTTGAAGGCCCTGGCCAAGGAGTTGGACGTGCCGGTGATTGCCTTGTCCCAGCTGAACCGTAACCTGGAGCAGCGTCCGGACAAGCGGCCCAAGATGGCTGACCTGCGTGAATCCGGGGGCATCGAGCAGGATGCCGACGTGATTGTGTTTATCTACCGGGATGAGGTCTATAACCCGGACACCCCGCACAAGGGCATGGCCGAGTTGATTATCGAGAAGCAGCGTAACGGACCCACAGGCAAGGTGATCACTACCTTCCTGGGCAGCTTTACCCGCTTCGAAAATTACATCAGTGAAGACGAGTTCATGGAGTAATCCTTGACGCGTGCGACCCGTGCCCGAATCAACACCGATGCCCTGCGTCACAATCTGACCCGGGCCCGTGAAATCGCCCCGGGTACGCGGATCATGGCCTGTGTGAAGGCCAATGGCTATGGACACGGTTTGGTAGAGGCGGCTCGGGCCTTTCGGGGGGCGGATGCCTTTGCCGTGGCCTGCCTGGAAGAAGCCCTGGAAATTCGTTCAGCCGGTCTGGGACATCCGGTGGTGCTATTGGAAGGCATTCATCGTCAGCGGGAAGTGGAGCTGGTTCGCGAGAATGGCTTTGAGTTGGTGCTGCACGATCATGCCCAGCTGGACGTGCTGGAAGCCTCCGGCCTGCCCCAGAAGCTCTGGCTCAAGATCGACACCGGCATGCATCGCCTGGGTTTTCCCCCCGAGCAGGCAGAAGCCGTTCTGGCCCGGATACAGCGGGGCAATCTGGCCGAAGGCCCCCTGCGCTACATGACCCATCTGGCCTCCGCCGATGAACTCCAAGGCACGCCCGATACCGGCGAGCAGATTCGCCAATTCAAGGCATTGACCCGGGATTGGCCGGGTGAACGTTCCATCGCCAATTCCGCGGGTGTTATCGACTGGCCGGAATCCCATGAACAATGGATTCGCCCGGGTATCATGCTCTACGGCGTTACCCCCTTTAGCGATCGTCATGGCCGGGATGTAGGTCTGCTGCCGGCCATGACAGTCAGCACCGAACTGATCGCCATCAAATCGGTGGAAAAGGGCGGTCGTGTGGGATATGGCGGCGGCTGGTCGGCCGCCCATGACATGCCTCTGGGGATTGCGGCCATTGGCTACGGCGATGGCTATCCCTGGCATGTGGCGAATGGCACGCCGGTATTGATCAATGGTCGGCCGAGCCGGGTGGTGGGCAGGGTATCCATGGACATGATCACCGTTGATCTCAGCGATCATCCCCAGGCTCGGGTGGGGGATGAAGTGATTCTATGGGGGGAAAGCGAAGGCGGTGAGGCCCGGCTACCGGTGGAAACGGTGGCCCGCCATGCGGGCACCATTCCCTATGAGTTGCTTTGCGGGGTGACCCGGCGGGTCAAGTTCGATGTGGACTAGGCCTCGCCAGCCCGCCGCCTGCTAGACCGGGTTCTGCCGGAAGGCCAGGCGGACACCGGCCACTTCCAGTTCATCGCCATCGTTCAGCCGCACCGATGCGGGGCCATTCTCGCGCCCGTTGATTCGAGGACTGCCGCCGGCCACCGGCACCAGATAGAAACCGTCCCGGCGCCGGGTTACCGCAGCCACCTGCTTGCCCCGCACGCCTACCGTGGTGATGGCTTCTTCCAGCACCAGAGCCTCACCGGCATTGTTGCCGTTGAGTACCTCGATGCGACTTTCCTTCCCATCATCAATGGGGTCATCGGCCACTTCCGCCATGACCTGATCCACATCGGATCGGGAATCCTTAATATCATCCAGGTGGAGAATCATGGTGTCCTGAAAGCTGGGAGGGGCGCTGGGCCCGCTGAAGCGGACCTGGAAGGGGCCGATGTGAAAGGCATCGCCGTTCCGAAGGCCCACCCGGCGGATGCGACGATCCCCCAGGTAGGTGCCATTGGTGCTTTCAAGATCCTCCACACAGAAGTGATCATCCCGAATGACCACCCGGGCGTGGTGACCGCTAACCGTGGATTCATCCAGGTGAATATCGTTATCTTTCTGGCGACCGAGGGTTGCCCGTTTTTTGATTTCGAATTCGCTGTAGAGCTTGCCTCGATAGAAAACACTCAGCTTTGCCATTCTGTTCTCCCTGGGGTGTTCGGTACGAATAGGTCCTGCTTGTCGATCATGGCTGGGCCCGTTTGGATTTGAGCCACTCTCCCAGTTGCCTGGCCAGCTGTAACAAGGGAGAGCGGTCCAGGCCTTCCAGCGTCTGGCCGGCCTGGACCAGGATGACCGAGATATTGTCCCGTCCGCCCAGCTCGTTGGCGCGCTTGATCAGCTGATCGGCCCGTTCCTGCAGATCACCCCCGGCATTTTCCAGGGTGTATCGAATGCTGTGGTCATCCACCATGTCGGTGAGGCCATCCGAGCAGAGCAGGAAAATATCCCCATCCGCCACGGTTTCCTCACAAATGCTGGCTTCCACCTGCGGGCCGACACCCAGCGCACGCGTGATCACATGCCGGTTATTGGCCTGGCGGGCTTCCAGGCGGGTGTAATAGCCACGGTCCAGCAGTTCCTGGTTCAGGGAATGGTCGGTGGTGAGTTGCTTGAGCCGTCCCCGGCGCAAGCGATAGACCCGGGAATCCCCCACATGGGCCAGGGTGACGCGCCGGCCCCGGAAAAGGCAGATGGCCACCGTGGTGCCCATGCCCTGGCGGTCGGGATCTTCCTGGGCCTTTTCCAGAATGATGCGGTTGGCCTTGGCCACGGCCTCCTGTAATACCCGGTCGCCGCGTTCCATGGGGCTGGCATTACGGACAACCTGCAGGACGGTTTCCACGGCCAGTCGGCTGGCCACTTCCCCGGCGCTGTAGCCGCCCATGCCATCGGCCAGCACCATCAGGCCGGCTTCCGGGGCCATTTCAATGGCATCCTCATTGTGCGGACGCTTGCGGCCGGTGTCCGTGCGGCCGGCTGCAGCCAACTGTCCCTCGGCAGCCATACGATCCCCTGTCCGCAGTCTCTCCCCGGCCCATTATTGCAAAGGGCCGCTGCCGAGCCTGCCTGAACCACCCGGAGGGGGGTCCCCCCGAACCTCAATGGACCTGAGTATACCGGCAACACCGGGTGGCGCGGCAAGCACCCGCTTGGGCAATGATAAGATGCTTCACCGCAAACCATGATTCATTTGGATTCAATCAGGGATTGAGCTATGGCCAAGGCAAAGACCGTTTATGAATGTGAGGCCTGTGGTGCCCAGGCACCCAAGTGGTCCGGGCAGTGCATGGATTGCGGTGCCTGGAATACCTTGGTGGAGAGCCGCATCGGGGCCACGCCTCCCAAGGTCGGGGGCGGAAGCGCCGGCGGTCGCAACCGGGGCCAGTACGCCGGATCATCGGGTGTGGTGGTGAGCCTCAATGAGGTGCAAAGCAAGGAAGCCCCCCGGACCTCCACCGGCGTGGGCGAGCTGGACCGGGTGCTCGGCGGCGGTTTGGTCTCCGGTTCGGCCGTACTGATCGGCGGTGATCCGGGCATCGGGAAATCCACGCTGTTGCTCCAGGCCTGTGCCCGGCTGTCCGAAAACCGGGGCGTGTTGTATGTCACCGGGGAGGAGTCCCTGGAGCAGGTTCGTATTCGGGCCGAGCGGCTGGCCGTAGGGGAATTCCCTCTGCGCCTGGCCGCGGAGACCTGCGTGGAGCAGATCATTGCCACCGCCGAGGTGGAAAAACCCCGGGTCCTGGTGGTGGATTCCATCCAGACCATCTTTTCCGAGGGGGTGCAGTCGGCCCCCGGGGCCGTGGGCCAGTTGCGTGAATCCGCCTCCCAGCTGGTGCGTTTTGCCAAGCAGACCGGCACCGCCGTCTTTCTGGTGGGCCATGTCACCAAGGAAGGCCAGATTGCCGGGCCCCGGGTCCTGGAGCATATGGTGGATACGGTGCTGTACTTCGAAAACGACGCCGGCAGTCGTTATCGGGTAATCCGGGCGGTGAAAAACCGCTTTGGCGCCGTTAACGAGCTAGGAGTATTCGCCATGGACGAGGCCGGCCTGAAGGAAGTTCGCAACCCTTCGGCCATCTTTCTTTCGGGCCACCAGAGCGATGTCAGCGGTTCGGCGGTTATGGTGGCCCGGGAAGGCAGCCGGCCCCTGCTGGTGGAAGTCCAGGCCCTGGTGGACAGCTCCCAGACCCATAATCCTCGCCGGGTGGCGGTGGGCCTGGATCAGAACCGCCTCTCCATGCTGCTGGCGGTGATGCATCGCCATGGCGGTATTGCCATGGGGGATCAGGACGTCTTCATCAATGTGGTGGGGGGGCTGAAAGTGGAAGAAACCGCCGCCGACCTGCCCCTGCTGCTGGCCGCCTTGTCCAGTTTCCGGGACAAGCCCTTGCCCAAGGGTATGGTGGTGTTCGGCGAGATTGGCCTGTCCGGCGAGGTGCGGCCGGTCTACAACGGTGAAGAACGCTTGTATGAGGCGGCCAAGCACGGGTTCAAGCTGGCCATCGTCCCGCGCGCCAATGCCCCCCGCAAGAGCCCCGACGGCATGAAGATCATCCCCGTCCGGCGTCTGGGGGATGCCATCGACGCCATCCTTCGAGATGCCGAATAGATCTTTGACGATTACCCTCCAGAAAGGTAGATTAGCCACCGCTTCGGAAAGCGCCACTTTTGGGTGGTGCAGGGAACCCGGTGAGAATCCGGGACTGACGCGCAGCGGTATTGGGGAACGAGGATCACAGGGGGCGACCCCAGGCACTGTCCCGCACGGGATGGGAAGCCGTGATCCAAGGTCCATGTGACGATCCGTCACACTCGCCCCTAAGTCCGAATACCTGCCGAAGCGCGGCCGATTGATCGGCCGCTGACCGAGCCTTCGCGTCTAAGGTGTTCGGATCCAAGGTATCTTCCTCTGCCCCCCTGGGCGCAATAACCTTGTATCCCCGATAACGCTTCGTGAGGGCTCCATCACTTACCTGTAGTGAATGGAGACCTGAATGTTTAGATTACGACCTGCCGTTTTTTGTCTTGTTTGCCTTCCCCTTTTGGCCAGTGCCAGCGATCACGGCCTGAACCTGGACACCGTGGTGGTCCATGGTTCGTCTTTGGAAGAAACCTTGCCGACGGATCTTTCCCGCTATGGCGCCGAGTTGTGGATTCTCGACCGGGAGGTGTTGGATCGTAGCGGCGTCAGTGATGTGGGTCAGGCCTTGCAGGGCAGTGTGCCGGGTCTGTTCGTCTCTCCCCGGGCCGGGCGCGGGGATTATGCCTCTGTCTCTCTGCAGGGCTCTCGCAGTGAGGACGTGCTTTGGTTGGTGGATGGGGTTCGGATCAACAACCGTCTGTTTGGTGACACCTCTCCCCTGGACTCCATCAGCACCCACATGATCGAGCGCATTGAGGTGCTGAAAGGCGGGCAGGGCCTGTTTTATGGGACCCAGGCGGTGGCCGGCGTGGTAAATATTGTCCTGCGCAAACCCGGCCCCGAATCCGGCGGCAGTATGAGCGGGGCTGTGGGCTCCTTGGGGGATCGCCGCCTGGGCGGCCATGTTCGCGGCAGCGATGCCCTGGGGCATTGGATTGTTTTCGCCGAGCAGGATCAGTCAGAAGGCTATCAACCTTACCGGGATGAAGCCTACCAGGAGAACGCCCGGCGCCTGCCCCGGGGCTTTAACCGGACTTCCTACGGTGGCCGCTATCATCTGCCGCTGGGCCAGGACCAATCCTTGAATTTGCTCTTTCTGAGAAACGACGTGCGGGCGGACTTTCCCCGGCCCGTGGCCAATTTCGAAAGCTTCAATGACCGCTCCGAGCACATCCTGTCGTTGAAATGGGATCAGCAGTTGAGCGAGCGAACGGGCTATTTCCTCAAGGCTTATTGGCATGAATGGTGGACGGACTACACCCGACTGTCCCTCGACCAGGACGGCCAGGTGGATGTGATCAATGATCGGGATCCCTGGGGCTTTGATGACCAGGGCATCAACCTGACCGCCCGTCATATCACCGAGTCCGGCTCAGAACTGCTGGGTGGATTGGATTACCAGCGCTACCAGGGGGAGGACTTTGTACTGCGTATTGACGGCAAGGCTGAAGCCGTCGCGGCCGCCTTTGTCCAGTACCGGCCGCGATTGAGCTTTTCCCCGGACAGCCGATTGGCAGTGGGGGCGCGTTTCAACCGCTCTGATTTCGGTGGTGATCAGTCGATCTGGAACCTCAGCTTTGCCCAGCCCCTGCCCGGGCACTTGGAATTGACCGCCGGTGCCGGCAGCAACTTCCGTTTGCCTTCCGCCTTTGAGCTATTCGTGGTTGATGAAGATTTTCCCGCCGGCAACGAGGACCTGTCGCCGGAGGAAAGCCTGAATTTCAATCTCGCAGTCAGCGGGCCCTTGGGCCTGAATGCTCAATGGCAAGTCGGTGGTTTTTATCGGGAAATCCAGGACCTGATCTCGGTGGCCGACGGCATGTATATCAATAGCGAGCGATCGGTCCGGGTTCGCGGTGGTGAGGCCACCCTGACGGTGGGTGGGCAAACAGGCTGGTCGGGGGATTTAAACCTCACCTGGGCCGATGCCCGGGAGAAAGGACAATCCCAGCAGATTGACGGCATTCCGGAATGGTTTATCAATGCCCGTGTTGCCTGGAATGCGCCGCAATATGGTTGGCAGTTACAGGCCCGCCACACAGGTTCCAACACCAGCACCCTGGCGGATTTCGGTCCCCAGCAATACGGTGATTTCACGGTTCTGGATGCCAGTGCTTGGCGTGCCTTTGGTGCTCATGGCGAGCATCGGCTTACGGTTCGCCTGGAGAATCTGCTGGATCACCGCTATGCCTCGGGGGTGAGTCAGGCGATGACGCCAGACGGCGGGCCCTTTCAATACGAGACCCTGGGCCCACCCCGTAATCTTCAGCTGGCCTATGGCCGGCGGTTCTGATGGCCGGCTCGCTGAAAAAACAGCTGCTGCGATGGCTGATGCCCCTGCATCGCTATCTCGGTTTGGGGCTGAGCCTGCTCATGCTGCTGTGGTTTATCTCCGGCATCGTCATGATGTTCCATGGTTATCCCCGAATGGCGGACAGTGAACGCTTATCCGCCTTGTCGACAATGGAAACGGAGAAACTGGCGGTCCCAGTGGAAGCAGCGGCATCCCGTCTGGGGCTGGAGGCGATCGATGGTGTTCGCCTCAATCAACCCTGGGATCGCCCCAAGCTGCATGTCCTCAGTGAGCACGGTTGGCAGAGTCTCTATGCCGATTCCGGCGAGGTAGTCCCTCCACTGGACCGGGTCACCCTCGAATCCCGCCTGGATGAAGAAACGGCCTGGGTGGTCCGGGCGATTGATCGTCTGGAACGCCCCGATCAGTGGACTCTTTCCGCTGGCTTCGATGCCTTTCGTCCCCTGTGGCGGGTCAGCTTGGCGGATTCGGTGTCCACCACACTCTATTTCTCGGAAGCCACCGGGGAGCGGGTCCATCAGACCACCGGATCAGAGCGTGGCTGGGCCTATGCCGGTGCCATTGTTCACTGGATTTACCCCACGCGACTGCGGGAGATGAGTGGTTTTTGGCGGCAGCTGGTGATGTGGCTGGCCGGCCTGGGACTGCTTGCTTGCCTGAGTGGCCTGATCCTCGGACTGATGATGCTGAAACGCCGGCGCCGTAAGGGCATGAGCCCTTACCGGGGTTGGATGCAATGGCACCATTACCTGGGGCTGGCCTTTGGTGTTTTGGTGGCCACCTGGCTGCTCAGTGGCTTGCTCTCCCTGGACCCTTTCCGATGGGCCTCCGCGGATCGTGCGCCAGTCTCCATGGATGTCACCATGGGCGCGCCCATGAGTGGATCACTGGGGCAGTGGCTGGCCATTGAACCAGCGGGCGTTCCAGAGCGGCACGCATCCTCAACACGGGAGGTCAAGCTATGGCAGTTTATGGGCCGGCCGTATCTTCTCCTAAGCAATGAAAGCGGTGAGCGTGAATTGTG comes from the Natronospira proteinivora genome and includes:
- a CDS encoding Stp1/IreP family PP2C-type Ser/Thr phosphatase, coding for MAAEGQLAAAGRTDTGRKRPHNEDAIEMAPEAGLMVLADGMGGYSAGEVASRLAVETVLQVVRNASPMERGDRVLQEAVAKANRIILEKAQEDPDRQGMGTTVAICLFRGRRVTLAHVGDSRVYRLRRGRLKQLTTDHSLNQELLDRGYYTRLEARQANNRHVITRALGVGPQVEASICEETVADGDIFLLCSDGLTDMVDDHSIRYTLENAGGDLQERADQLIKRANELGGRDNISVILVQAGQTLEGLDRSPLLQLARQLGEWLKSKRAQP
- the radA gene encoding DNA repair protein RadA, with the protein product MAKAKTVYECEACGAQAPKWSGQCMDCGAWNTLVESRIGATPPKVGGGSAGGRNRGQYAGSSGVVVSLNEVQSKEAPRTSTGVGELDRVLGGGLVSGSAVLIGGDPGIGKSTLLLQACARLSENRGVLYVTGEESLEQVRIRAERLAVGEFPLRLAAETCVEQIIATAEVEKPRVLVVDSIQTIFSEGVQSAPGAVGQLRESASQLVRFAKQTGTAVFLVGHVTKEGQIAGPRVLEHMVDTVLYFENDAGSRYRVIRAVKNRFGAVNELGVFAMDEAGLKEVRNPSAIFLSGHQSDVSGSAVMVAREGSRPLLVEVQALVDSSQTHNPRRVAVGLDQNRLSMLLAVMHRHGGIAMGDQDVFINVVGGLKVEETAADLPLLLAALSSFRDKPLPKGMVVFGEIGLSGEVRPVYNGEERLYEAAKHGFKLAIVPRANAPRKSPDGMKIIPVRRLGDAIDAILRDAE
- the rplI gene encoding 50S ribosomal protein L9; its protein translation is MEVILLDKVENLGALGDKVTVKPGYGRNYLVPYGIAKPATKENVAEFEARRAELEKQAAEALEAAKARAEKLEGINLEITAKSGSEGKLFGSVGPIDIEAKLNEQGHEVERKEIRMQDGPIREAGEYQVDLHLHSDVDVSITVTVIGQE
- a CDS encoding TonB-dependent receptor plug domain-containing protein → MFRLRPAVFCLVCLPLLASASDHGLNLDTVVVHGSSLEETLPTDLSRYGAELWILDREVLDRSGVSDVGQALQGSVPGLFVSPRAGRGDYASVSLQGSRSEDVLWLVDGVRINNRLFGDTSPLDSISTHMIERIEVLKGGQGLFYGTQAVAGVVNIVLRKPGPESGGSMSGAVGSLGDRRLGGHVRGSDALGHWIVFAEQDQSEGYQPYRDEAYQENARRLPRGFNRTSYGGRYHLPLGQDQSLNLLFLRNDVRADFPRPVANFESFNDRSEHILSLKWDQQLSERTGYFLKAYWHEWWTDYTRLSLDQDGQVDVINDRDPWGFDDQGINLTARHITESGSELLGGLDYQRYQGEDFVLRIDGKAEAVAAAFVQYRPRLSFSPDSRLAVGARFNRSDFGGDQSIWNLSFAQPLPGHLELTAGAGSNFRLPSAFELFVVDEDFPAGNEDLSPEESLNFNLAVSGPLGLNAQWQVGGFYREIQDLISVADGMYINSERSVRVRGGEATLTVGGQTGWSGDLNLTWADAREKGQSQQIDGIPEWFINARVAWNAPQYGWQLQARHTGSNTSTLADFGPQQYGDFTVLDASAWRAFGAHGEHRLTVRLENLLDHRYASGVSQAMTPDGGPFQYETLGPPRNLQLAYGRRF
- the alr gene encoding alanine racemase — its product is MTRATRARINTDALRHNLTRAREIAPGTRIMACVKANGYGHGLVEAARAFRGADAFAVACLEEALEIRSAGLGHPVVLLEGIHRQREVELVRENGFELVLHDHAQLDVLEASGLPQKLWLKIDTGMHRLGFPPEQAEAVLARIQRGNLAEGPLRYMTHLASADELQGTPDTGEQIRQFKALTRDWPGERSIANSAGVIDWPESHEQWIRPGIMLYGVTPFSDRHGRDVGLLPAMTVSTELIAIKSVEKGGRVGYGGGWSAAHDMPLGIAAIGYGDGYPWHVANGTPVLINGRPSRVVGRVSMDMITVDLSDHPQARVGDEVILWGESEGGEARLPVETVARHAGTIPYELLCGVTRRVKFDVD
- a CDS encoding FHA domain-containing protein, with translation MAKLSVFYRGKLYSEFEIKKRATLGRQKDNDIHLDESTVSGHHARVVIRDDHFCVEDLESTNGTYLGDRRIRRVGLRNGDAFHIGPFQVRFSGPSAPPSFQDTMILHLDDIKDSRSDVDQVMAEVADDPIDDGKESRIEVLNGNNAGEALVLEEAITTVGVRGKQVAAVTRRRDGFYLVPVAGGSPRINGRENGPASVRLNDGDELEVAGVRLAFRQNPV
- a CDS encoding PepSY domain-containing protein, translated to MAGSLKKQLLRWLMPLHRYLGLGLSLLMLLWFISGIVMMFHGYPRMADSERLSALSTMETEKLAVPVEAAASRLGLEAIDGVRLNQPWDRPKLHVLSEHGWQSLYADSGEVVPPLDRVTLESRLDEETAWVVRAIDRLERPDQWTLSAGFDAFRPLWRVSLADSVSTTLYFSEATGERVHQTTGSERGWAYAGAIVHWIYPTRLREMSGFWRQLVMWLAGLGLLACLSGLILGLMMLKRRRRKGMSPYRGWMQWHHYLGLAFGVLVATWLLSGLLSLDPFRWASADRAPVSMDVTMGAPMSGSLGQWLAIEPAGVPERHASSTREVKLWQFMGRPYLLLSNESGERELWSASESPSEMFLSRQQIREAADGLPGMSLQGFHRQADYDHYYYPGRAARVRGEKPPLPVYRAEYDNGVHLYIFPKTGEVLRQSTPRRRLNRWLYNGLHSLDFPVLNPGSMGWYALVVVLMSGGALFSLTGVWFTVRYFKRK
- the dnaB gene encoding replicative DNA helicase, with the translated sequence MVGSAESFSKGDPAADAIKVPPHSVEAEQAVLGALMLDNSSWDHVADLISDSDFYRRDHQIIFRALAALAEKGDPSDAVTVSEFLDNRGELDDAGGLAYLGALAKDTPSAANVRAYADIVRERSVLRQLIRIGNELSESAFVPDGRGSKELIEDAEKLVFEIAEQGSRKSQTYIPIKSLLRDAVERIDELINSDESLTGTASGIDKFDEMTSGMQRSDLIILAARPSMGKTSLAMNFAEHAAIHSKQPVAIFSMEMSGEQLAMRMISSLGRVDQSKVRNGDISEEDWPRITSAIHLMSEAPIFIDDTPALTPTELRARCRRIKREHGLGLVVVDYLQLMRVAGMSENRTNEISEISRGLKALAKELDVPVIALSQLNRNLEQRPDKRPKMADLRESGGIEQDADVIVFIYRDEVYNPDTPHKGMAELIIEKQRNGPTGKVITTFLGSFTRFENYISEDEFME